In one window of Azotobacter salinestris DNA:
- a CDS encoding glycosyl hydrolase family 28-related protein, with translation MDFNVKDFGAKGDGRTDDTDAIQAAIDAAYKAGGGSVYLPAGEYRVSGGDKSSDGALMIKNNVYLAGAGMGETVIRLVDGWSRNVTGMIRSANGEQTHDYGISDLTLDGNRDNTSGRVDGFYTGYIPGEDGADRNVIVARVEVREMSGYGFDPHEQTINLTIRDSVAHDNGLDGFVADYLIDSSFENNVSYANDRHGFNVVTSTHDFTLTNNVAYGNGGNGLAIQRGMEDIAQPANILIDGGAYHDNALEGVLLKMTHDVTLQNTEVYGNGSAGVRLSGAEDVQLLDNRIHDNAQNGTYPEVLLQAFDDSQITGELYETLNTWIEGNVIAASANANYAVQERNDGSDYTTLRDNDISGGKVAAVQLSGVHSTVSDSSVKLIQGGDGNDVLVGGEADEQLLGNAGDDRLDGGAGDDVLDGGAGRDRLSGGEGADTFVFSNRQDSYRTSSSSLADLLLDFDAGADLIDLSALGFIGLGDGHDGTLAVQLNGTGTRTYLKSYEADAQGKRFEIALDGNHAGLSEASFVFGESGSATELEVVGSSAQSDPVA, from the coding sequence ATGGATTTCAACGTCAAGGATTTCGGGGCAAAGGGCGACGGCAGGACCGATGACACGGATGCCATCCAGGCGGCGATCGATGCCGCCTACAAGGCCGGTGGGGGGAGCGTCTACCTGCCGGCCGGCGAGTATCGGGTCAGCGGCGGCGACAAGTCTTCGGATGGCGCCCTGATGATCAAGAACAACGTCTACCTGGCCGGCGCCGGCATGGGCGAGACGGTGATCAGGCTGGTCGATGGCTGGAGCCGGAACGTCACCGGCATGATCCGCTCGGCCAATGGCGAGCAGACGCACGACTACGGCATCAGCGACCTGACCCTGGATGGCAACCGCGACAACACCAGCGGCCGGGTCGACGGCTTCTATACCGGCTACATCCCCGGCGAGGACGGCGCCGACCGCAACGTCATCGTCGCGCGGGTCGAGGTCCGCGAGATGTCCGGCTACGGCTTCGATCCCCACGAGCAGACCATCAACCTGACGATCCGCGACAGCGTGGCCCATGACAACGGCCTCGACGGTTTCGTCGCCGACTACCTGATCGACAGCAGCTTCGAGAACAACGTTTCCTACGCCAACGACCGCCACGGCTTCAACGTGGTCACCAGCACCCACGACTTCACCCTGACCAACAACGTCGCCTACGGCAACGGCGGCAATGGCCTGGCAATTCAGCGGGGCATGGAGGATATCGCCCAGCCGGCCAACATCCTGATCGATGGCGGCGCCTACCACGACAACGCCCTGGAAGGCGTGCTGCTCAAGATGACCCACGACGTCACCCTGCAGAACACCGAGGTCTACGGCAACGGCAGCGCCGGCGTGCGCCTCTCCGGCGCGGAGGACGTGCAACTCCTCGACAACCGGATCCACGACAACGCGCAGAATGGCACCTACCCGGAAGTCCTGCTGCAGGCCTTCGACGACAGCCAGATCACCGGGGAGCTGTACGAAACCCTGAACACCTGGATCGAGGGCAATGTCATCGCTGCCTCGGCCAACGCCAACTACGCCGTGCAGGAGCGCAACGACGGCAGCGACTACACCACCCTGCGGGACAACGACATCAGCGGCGGGAAGGTCGCCGCGGTGCAGCTCTCCGGGGTTCATTCGACGGTGTCCGATTCGTCCGTCAAGCTCATCCAGGGAGGCGACGGCAACGATGTGCTGGTCGGCGGCGAGGCCGACGAGCAACTCCTCGGCAATGCCGGCGACGACCGTCTGGACGGCGGGGCCGGCGACGATGTGCTCGACGGCGGTGCCGGGCGCGACCGCCTGAGCGGTGGCGAGGGCGCCGACACCTTCGTCTTCTCCAACCGCCAGGACAGCTACCGCACCAGCAGTTCCAGCCTGGCCGACCTGCTCCTCGACTTCGATGCCGGGGCGGACCTGATCGACCTGTCCGCGCTGGGCTTCATTGGCCTGGGCGACGGCCACGACGGCACCCTGGCCGTGCAGCTGAACGGCACCGGCACGCGCACCTACCTCAAGAGCTACGAGGCCGATGCCCAGGGCAAGCGCTTCGAGATCGCCCTGGACGGCAACCATGCCGGCCTGAGCGAGGCCAGCTTCGTCTTCGGCGAGAGCGGCAGCGCCACGGAGCTCGAGGTGGTCGGCAGCAGCGCGCAGAGCGACCCGGTCGCCTGA
- a CDS encoding glycosyl hydrolase family 28-related protein has product MDFNVKDFGALGDGVSDDRAAIQAAIDAAHAAGGGTVYLPAGEYRVSGGEQGVDGALMMKSNVYLAGAGMGETVVKLLDGWNGDVNGMIRSSGTEETHNFGVRDLTLDGNRDNNPEGTVFGFYSGYKFGDGADRNVTIERVEAREMSGYGFDPHGRTANLVIRDSVAHDNGFVGFVADHQIDGAFENNVAYNNDLHGFNVVTSTHDFTLTGNVAYGNGGAGLVVQRGSYDVPHAYNILIDGGSYHDNALEGVLIKLSHEVTLQNAHIYDNGTAGVRIAGAQDVQLLNNRIHDNVQNGKYPEVLLQAFDDASVTGNVYETQNTLIKGNVITTSGNATYVVQERNDGSDYTTLRDNSISGGQIASVQLSGAHSSSGPLQGTDGDDTLIGGDANEQLLGGAGDDLLDGGAGRDRLTGGEGADTFVFSAREDSYRTSDASFNDLILDFDADEDLIDLSALGFTGLGNGYDGTLAVQVNSAGTRTYLKSFEANAAGERFEIALEGSHAGLGEASFVFDGSATELALVGASPQNDPVA; this is encoded by the coding sequence ATGGATTTCAACGTGAAGGATTTCGGGGCACTGGGCGATGGCGTCAGCGACGATCGGGCGGCCATCCAGGCGGCGATCGATGCCGCCCACGCAGCCGGTGGCGGCACCGTCTACCTGCCGGCCGGCGAGTATCGGGTCAGCGGCGGCGAGCAGGGAGTGGATGGCGCCCTGATGATGAAGAGCAATGTCTACCTGGCGGGCGCCGGCATGGGCGAAACCGTCGTCAAGCTGCTCGATGGCTGGAACGGGGATGTCAACGGCATGATCCGCTCGTCCGGGACCGAGGAGACGCACAACTTCGGCGTCCGCGACCTGACCCTCGACGGCAACCGCGACAACAACCCCGAAGGCACGGTCTTCGGCTTCTATAGCGGCTACAAGTTCGGCGACGGCGCCGACCGCAATGTCACCATCGAGCGGGTGGAGGCCCGCGAGATGTCCGGCTACGGCTTCGACCCGCACGGGCGGACCGCCAACCTGGTGATCCGCGACAGTGTGGCCCACGACAACGGCTTCGTCGGTTTCGTCGCCGACCACCAGATCGACGGCGCGTTCGAGAACAACGTCGCCTACAACAACGACCTCCACGGTTTCAACGTGGTCACCAGCACCCACGACTTCACCCTGACCGGCAACGTCGCCTACGGCAACGGTGGTGCCGGCCTGGTAGTGCAGCGCGGCTCGTACGACGTGCCCCATGCCTACAACATCCTGATCGACGGCGGCTCCTACCACGACAATGCCCTGGAAGGCGTGCTGATCAAGCTGAGCCACGAGGTCACCCTGCAGAACGCCCACATCTACGACAACGGCACGGCCGGCGTACGCATCGCCGGCGCGCAGGACGTGCAGCTCCTGAACAACCGGATCCACGACAACGTGCAGAACGGCAAATACCCGGAGGTCCTCCTGCAGGCCTTCGACGACGCCAGCGTCACGGGGAATGTCTACGAGACCCAGAACACCCTGATCAAGGGCAACGTCATCACCACCTCGGGCAACGCCACCTACGTTGTGCAGGAGCGCAACGACGGCAGCGACTACACCACGCTTCGGGACAACAGCATCAGCGGCGGGCAGATCGCCTCGGTGCAGCTCTCCGGCGCCCACTCGTCCAGCGGGCCCCTCCAGGGCACCGACGGCGACGACACGCTGATCGGCGGCGACGCCAACGAGCAGCTTCTCGGCGGTGCCGGCGACGACCTGCTCGATGGCGGCGCCGGCCGCGACCGGCTGACCGGCGGCGAGGGCGCCGACACTTTCGTCTTCTCCGCGCGCGAGGACAGCTACCGCACCAGCGACGCCAGCTTCAACGACCTGATCCTCGACTTCGATGCCGATGAGGACCTGATCGACCTGTCCGCGCTGGGCTTCACCGGCCTGGGCAACGGCTACGACGGCACCCTGGCCGTGCAGGTGAACAGTGCCGGCACACGGACCTACCTGAAAAGTTTCGAGGCAAATGCCGCCGGCGAGCGCTTCGAGATCGCCCTGGAGGGCAGTCACGCCGGACTGGGCGAGGCCAGCTTCGTCTTTGACGGCAGCGCCACGGAGCTTGCGCTGGTAGGCGCCAGTCCGCAGAACGATCCGGTCGCCTGA
- a CDS encoding efflux RND transporter periplasmic adaptor subunit, whose protein sequence is MLAIAGGWFWRDWRGPELPGYRLELRPLVQRVVASGEVGSQSLAQVGSEITGVVAARHVREGDAVRAGDLLLELRDDEQRARVREAEAALEQLLHSTRPQAEALLRETLTNLEQARRERERRDVLAERRVIAAEEREQARRAETAARVAHERARLAAAALAAGGSEERVLRQRLEAARVALARTRIHAQVDGTVQTRAVEPGDLVQPGRTLLEIAREGTREILLPLDEKDLAPVAPGQLAHVVADAYPERVLAARVNYLAPAVDTSRGTLDVHLDLLEPADFLRQGMTVSVNIETGRREQALVLPNDAVQGRDGSRGAVLRLNGERVERVPVRLGLRGTALSEVVEGLAPGDRVLAVAAGEGERVRLRELALPLGRAE, encoded by the coding sequence ATGCTGGCCATCGCCGGCGGCTGGTTCTGGCGCGACTGGCGCGGGCCCGAGCTGCCCGGCTATCGCCTGGAGCTGCGGCCCCTGGTGCAGCGGGTAGTGGCCAGCGGCGAGGTCGGCAGCCAGTCCCTCGCCCAGGTCGGCAGCGAGATCACCGGCGTGGTGGCGGCCCGTCATGTGCGCGAGGGCGATGCGGTGCGCGCCGGCGACCTGCTGCTCGAGCTGCGCGACGACGAGCAGCGCGCCCGGGTGCGCGAGGCCGAGGCGGCGCTGGAGCAATTGCTGCATTCCACTCGCCCGCAGGCCGAGGCGCTGCTGCGCGAGACCCTGACCAACCTGGAGCAGGCGCGCCGCGAGCGGGAGCGCCGCGACGTGCTCGCCGAGCGCCGGGTGATCGCCGCCGAGGAGCGCGAGCAGGCGCGCCGCGCCGAGACGGCCGCACGGGTGGCCCACGAGCGGGCGCGGCTGGCCGCGGCGGCGCTGGCCGCGGGCGGCAGCGAGGAGCGGGTGCTGCGCCAGCGCCTGGAGGCGGCGCGCGTGGCGCTGGCGCGCACGCGCATCCACGCCCAGGTCGACGGTACCGTGCAGACCCGCGCGGTGGAGCCGGGCGATCTGGTGCAGCCGGGGCGCACTCTGCTGGAGATCGCCCGCGAGGGCACCCGCGAGATCCTCCTGCCGCTGGACGAGAAGGACCTGGCGCCGGTCGCCCCCGGCCAGCTCGCCCACGTGGTCGCCGACGCCTACCCCGAGCGGGTCCTCGCGGCACGGGTCAATTATCTGGCCCCGGCGGTGGACACCAGCCGCGGCACCCTCGACGTGCACCTGGACCTGCTCGAGCCGGCCGACTTCCTGCGCCAGGGCATGACGGTCTCGGTGAACATCGAGACCGGCCGCCGCGAACAGGCGCTGGTGCTGCCCAACGATGCCGTGCAGGGGCGCGACGGTTCGCGCGGTGCGGTGCTGCGCCTGAACGGCGAGCGCGTCGAGCGGGTGCCGGTGCGCCTGGGCCTGCGCGGCACCGCGCTTAGCGAGGTGGTCGAGGGCCTGGCACCCGGCGACCGGGTGCTGGCGGTGGCAGCCGGGGAGGGCGAGCGCGTGCGCCTGCGCGAGCTGGCCCTGCCGCTGGGGCGGGCGGAGTGA
- a CDS encoding ABC transporter permease produces the protein MGDSLWLEWKIALRFLLDNYLQTLLILVGITVGCAVIVFITALVTGLQSNVIARTLGTQAHIRMLPPDEVNRVLPAPPGMLALDLENPRPQRLRSVSNWQDVRDVLDREPRIVAVSPVVSGPAMGRRGVARVSVVLLGIEPERYLRVVPVADDLIAGRFEVGAGHAVVGRELAEDLGLDLGDKLRLDAGEGREAIVDITGIFELGVRELDSRHVYLDLKQAQTLLDLPGAVTVIDTKVDDIFAAEDIAVRLARLTGLKAESWMATNGELLNALRSQTMTTQMIRIFVGLSVAFGIASVLAVSVVQRTREIGILRAMGSPRGQILRVFLIQGGLLGLLGSGVGSALAWVLVQAFNRFGARLFEILVEPGLILGAMAVAALTGVLAAAVPARRAARYDPAVAIRYV, from the coding sequence ATGGGCGATTCGCTGTGGCTCGAGTGGAAGATCGCCCTGCGCTTTCTGCTCGACAACTACCTGCAGACGCTGCTGATCCTGGTGGGGATCACCGTCGGCTGCGCGGTGATCGTGTTCATCACCGCGCTGGTCACCGGGCTGCAGAGCAACGTCATCGCCCGCACCCTGGGCACCCAGGCGCACATCCGCATGCTGCCGCCGGACGAGGTCAACCGCGTGCTGCCCGCGCCGCCCGGGATGCTCGCCCTCGACCTGGAGAACCCGCGGCCGCAGCGGCTGCGCTCGGTGAGCAACTGGCAGGACGTGCGCGACGTGCTCGACCGGGAGCCGCGCATCGTCGCGGTGTCGCCGGTGGTCAGCGGACCGGCCATGGGCCGGCGCGGCGTGGCGCGGGTCTCCGTGGTGCTCCTCGGGATAGAGCCGGAGCGCTACCTGCGCGTGGTGCCGGTGGCCGACGACCTGATCGCCGGGCGCTTCGAGGTCGGCGCCGGGCATGCGGTGGTCGGCAGGGAGCTGGCCGAGGACCTGGGCCTGGACCTGGGCGACAAGCTGCGTCTGGATGCGGGCGAGGGGCGCGAGGCGATCGTCGACATTACCGGCATCTTCGAGCTCGGCGTGCGCGAGCTGGATTCCCGCCACGTCTACCTGGATCTCAAGCAGGCGCAGACCCTGCTCGACCTGCCTGGCGCGGTGACGGTGATCGACACCAAGGTCGACGACATCTTCGCCGCCGAGGACATCGCCGTGCGCCTGGCCCGGCTCACCGGGCTGAAGGCCGAGAGCTGGATGGCCACCAACGGCGAGCTGCTCAATGCACTGCGCTCGCAGACCATGACCACTCAGATGATCCGTATCTTCGTCGGCCTCTCGGTGGCCTTCGGCATCGCCAGCGTGCTGGCGGTGAGCGTGGTCCAGCGCACCCGCGAGATCGGCATCCTGCGCGCCATGGGCAGCCCGCGCGGGCAGATCCTGCGGGTCTTCCTGATCCAGGGCGGGCTGCTCGGGCTGCTCGGCTCGGGCGTCGGCAGCGCGCTGGCCTGGGTTCTGGTGCAGGCCTTCAACCGCTTCGGCGCCCGGCTGTTCGAGATCCTGGTCGAGCCTGGCCTGATTCTCGGCGCCATGGCAGTGGCGGCCCTGACCGGGGTGCTCGCCGCCGCCGTGCCGGCGCGCCGCGCCGCGCGCTACGATCCGGCGGTGGCGATCCGCTATGTTTGA
- a CDS encoding ABC transporter ATP-binding protein, whose amino-acid sequence MFDEVLRLAGVRKVYNPGTPQETEVLHGIDLRLARGELSALIGPSGSGKSTLLNLIGLLDSPSAGELYLQDRPTRALDDAARTRLRNEAIGFVFQFHHLIPAFSVLDNVLMPLMIRHGKPSAEDTERARGLLAEVGLEGFAAKKATELSGGQQQRVAIARALVTHPALLLADEPTGNLDTRTAENVFELFRRFNAQFGCAVLVVTHDPRLAAGCPRTIELVDGRIVGAPDQAAGPASP is encoded by the coding sequence ATGTTTGACGAAGTCCTGCGCCTGGCCGGCGTGCGCAAGGTCTACAACCCCGGCACCCCACAGGAGACCGAGGTGCTGCACGGCATCGATCTGCGCCTGGCGCGCGGCGAGCTGAGCGCGCTGATCGGCCCCTCTGGCTCCGGCAAGAGCACCCTGCTCAACCTCATCGGCCTGCTCGACAGCCCGAGCGCCGGCGAGCTCTACCTGCAGGACCGGCCGACCCGCGCGCTGGACGATGCGGCGCGCACCCGCCTGCGCAACGAGGCGATCGGCTTCGTCTTCCAGTTCCACCACCTGATCCCGGCCTTCAGCGTGTTGGACAACGTGCTGATGCCGCTGATGATCCGCCACGGCAAGCCAAGTGCCGAGGACACCGAGCGCGCCCGGGGCCTCTTGGCCGAGGTCGGCCTCGAGGGTTTCGCCGCCAAGAAGGCCACCGAGCTGTCGGGCGGCCAGCAGCAGCGCGTCGCCATCGCCCGCGCGCTGGTCACCCATCCGGCCCTGCTGCTGGCCGACGAGCCGACCGGAAACCTGGATACCCGTACCGCGGAGAACGTCTTCGAGCTGTTCCGCCGCTTCAACGCCCAGTTCGGCTGCGCGGTGCTGGTGGTCACCCACGACCCGCGCCTGGCGGCCGGCTGCCCGCGCACCATCGAACTGGTGGACGGGCGGATCGTCGGCGCGCCGGATCAGGCAGCCGGCCCCGCGTCTCCCTGA
- a CDS encoding DUF2790 domain-containing protein: MKRFLSVFMAAASLAALSGAMVQAAEQPKAEQYTYGTKLDIAKVISVEDPGNVCEVVPVHMVYEDHQGQRHVVEYSVMGKGCQGN, encoded by the coding sequence ATGAAACGCTTCCTGTCCGTTTTCATGGCCGCCGCCTCTCTTGCCGCACTGAGCGGCGCAATGGTCCAGGCCGCCGAGCAGCCCAAGGCCGAGCAGTACACCTATGGCACCAAGCTGGACATTGCCAAGGTCATCAGCGTCGAAGATCCGGGCAACGTCTGTGAAGTCGTCCCCGTGCACATGGTCTACGAAGACCATCAGGGTCAGCGGCACGTCGTCGAATACAGCGTCATGGGCAAAGGTTGCCAGGGCAACTGA
- a CDS encoding extracellular catalytic domain type 1 short-chain-length polyhydroxyalkanoate depolymerase, which produces MNVQRNSDLFEATRLTRSGQLREATALIQRALGGHSAPQPSANPSAKNSAGETLIEGSFRVIDGNPSATGSTAQNVDRNKADTRDKCETVIESIFPSSRFGAVLREKLVNFRGPTPAFDPLIPEQAPDAIPAGARFITGSYTNPAGTRSYKLYVPSGYAGQPLPLVVMLHGCTQSPDDFAAGTRMNEFAEQEPCLVLYPAQSTAANCSRCWNWFNPADQRTDQGEPSLIAGMTRTVAASYKADPRRIYVAGLSAGGAMATTMAMTYPDLYAAAGIHSGLPHAAAHDLPSAFAAMQQGARHAGQQATRTGNGSAPARPVPIIVFHGDRDTTVHPGNGDQVIIQFSPTASRPAAQPETGATPDVKVERGQAPNGHAYTRTIYHHPSGLPHVEQWTIHGGGHAWSGGSSRGSYTDPRGPDATKEMMRFFLAHPFD; this is translated from the coding sequence ATGAACGTACAACGCAATTCCGACCTGTTTGAAGCCACACGGCTGACGCGCTCCGGCCAGCTCCGCGAAGCAACGGCGCTCATTCAACGTGCGCTGGGAGGGCACTCGGCGCCACAGCCCAGCGCCAATCCTTCTGCGAAGAACAGCGCAGGGGAAACGCTGATCGAAGGCAGCTTCCGGGTCATCGATGGGAACCCGTCCGCCACCGGCAGCACCGCGCAGAATGTCGACCGGAATAAGGCAGATACCCGGGACAAGTGCGAAACCGTTATCGAGTCGATCTTCCCGTCGTCGCGCTTCGGTGCCGTCCTGCGCGAGAAACTGGTCAATTTCCGGGGACCGACGCCGGCCTTCGACCCGCTCATCCCCGAGCAAGCGCCGGATGCGATACCCGCGGGAGCCCGATTCATCACGGGCTCGTACACCAATCCGGCGGGTACCCGCAGCTACAAGCTGTATGTCCCGAGCGGCTATGCCGGGCAGCCGTTGCCCCTGGTCGTCATGCTGCATGGATGCACGCAGAGTCCCGACGATTTTGCCGCCGGTACCCGCATGAACGAATTTGCCGAGCAGGAGCCCTGTCTCGTGCTCTACCCGGCCCAGTCGACCGCGGCGAATTGTTCGAGATGCTGGAACTGGTTCAATCCGGCGGACCAGCGCACCGACCAGGGCGAGCCATCGCTGATCGCCGGCATGACGCGCACTGTCGCGGCAAGCTACAAGGCCGATCCGCGGCGGATCTATGTCGCCGGCCTGTCGGCCGGCGGCGCAATGGCAACGACGATGGCGATGACCTATCCCGACCTGTATGCCGCTGCCGGCATCCATTCCGGGCTGCCCCACGCGGCCGCGCACGATCTGCCCTCCGCGTTCGCCGCGATGCAGCAGGGAGCCAGGCACGCCGGGCAGCAGGCGACGCGGACAGGAAACGGCAGCGCGCCCGCACGCCCCGTCCCGATCATCGTCTTCCATGGGGACCGCGATACGACCGTTCATCCCGGCAATGGCGACCAGGTGATCATCCAGTTTTCGCCGACCGCCTCCCGCCCCGCCGCCCAGCCGGAAACCGGCGCGACTCCGGATGTGAAGGTGGAGCGGGGCCAGGCGCCGAACGGGCATGCCTACACCCGCACCATCTACCACCACCCGAGCGGCCTGCCGCACGTGGAGCAGTGGACGATTCACGGCGGGGGGCACGCCTGGTCCGGGGGCAGCAGCCGCGGCTCCTATACCGATCCCCGGGGCCCGGATGCGACGAAGGAAATGATGCGCTTCTTCCTCGCGCATCCTTTCGATTGA
- a CDS encoding CopG family transcriptional regulator produces the protein MSIHEFRPKAGETTEKITINLGVVDLGQIDLLVQEGFYSNRTDFIRTAIRNQLATHAEVIRETVARKTFVLGLQHYTRRDLEAVQAAGQRLQIQVLGLASIATDVPPELALATIDSIVVLGALHASAAVKAALAGRIR, from the coding sequence ATGAGCATTCACGAATTTCGACCGAAAGCCGGAGAAACCACCGAAAAGATCACGATCAACCTGGGGGTCGTCGACCTGGGACAGATCGACCTGCTGGTTCAGGAAGGCTTCTATTCGAATCGAACCGATTTCATTCGCACGGCGATTCGAAATCAGTTGGCGACTCATGCCGAAGTGATTCGTGAAACGGTCGCCCGCAAGACCTTCGTCCTCGGCCTGCAGCACTACACCCGCCGCGACCTGGAGGCCGTGCAGGCAGCCGGACAACGGCTCCAGATCCAGGTCCTGGGACTTGCCAGCATTGCAACGGATGTGCCTCCCGAACTCGCGCTGGCGACGATCGATTCGATCGTCGTGCTCGGCGCGCTCCATGCCAGCGCCGCGGTGAAGGCCGCGCTGGCAGGCAGAATCAGGTGA
- a CDS encoding FAD-dependent oxidoreductase, translating to MAQLAGTPDCCWMANAPETNYPALSGTVRCDVVIVGAGIVGLTAALELCEAGKSVVVLEARRVGRQVTGRSTAKVTTQHALIYRQLIDHAGFDLARAYAEANREAVARIRTRVETLGIACDYERKSAYVYACTAGRKEAIEAEAEAARSLGFEARVLDRAPLPFPTRAALEFPDQAQFNPARYLLGLAAAVQARGGRIHEHSRAVRFEQNGRWRIGTEAGEVNAEAVVIATNMTVYTPLGYANRTQPRCHVAMAFRTGGPAPIDGMFIDADVPTHSLRTGRDATGPLLLVLGPRFNTGQDGDIARRFVDLEQWARRNLPVGEVAWRWCNEDYDTPDRMPYVGQPAPDRAPGLYVATGFNAWGISNGTAAGLAIARQIATGTPPWGRLYDPARPVPEHFHQSGDTQSAVEGLEAIAPGQGGIISRGEEKIAVWRDDSGTLHGLSAACTHKGCTLTWNNADRTWDCPCHGSIFEAGGEVIHGPAKERLAPKPL from the coding sequence ATGGCTCAACTGGCTGGAACACCCGATTGCTGCTGGATGGCGAATGCCCCCGAGACGAACTACCCGGCCCTGAGCGGCACGGTCCGCTGCGACGTGGTGATCGTCGGCGCCGGCATTGTCGGCCTGACCGCGGCGCTGGAGCTGTGCGAGGCGGGCAAGTCGGTCGTCGTGCTCGAGGCGCGCCGGGTCGGCCGCCAGGTGACCGGCCGCTCGACGGCGAAGGTCACCACCCAGCACGCGCTGATCTACCGGCAGCTGATCGACCACGCCGGTTTCGATCTGGCGCGGGCCTACGCCGAGGCCAACCGCGAGGCGGTCGCGCGCATCCGCACGCGCGTCGAGACCCTGGGCATCGCCTGCGACTACGAGCGCAAGTCGGCCTATGTCTACGCCTGCACCGCCGGCCGCAAGGAGGCCATCGAGGCCGAGGCCGAGGCGGCCCGCAGCCTGGGCTTCGAGGCGCGGGTGCTCGACCGCGCGCCCTTGCCCTTTCCCACCCGGGCGGCGCTGGAGTTCCCCGACCAGGCGCAGTTCAACCCGGCCCGCTATCTGCTCGGCCTGGCGGCCGCCGTGCAGGCGCGCGGCGGGCGGATTCACGAGCACAGCCGGGCCGTGCGCTTCGAGCAGAACGGGCGCTGGCGCATCGGCACCGAGGCGGGGGAGGTCAATGCCGAGGCGGTGGTGATCGCCACCAACATGACGGTGTACACACCGCTCGGCTACGCCAACCGCACCCAGCCGCGCTGCCACGTGGCGATGGCGTTCAGGACCGGCGGCCCGGCGCCGATCGACGGCATGTTCATCGACGCCGACGTGCCGACCCACTCCCTGCGCACCGGCCGCGACGCCACCGGTCCGCTGCTGCTCGTCCTGGGGCCGCGCTTCAACACCGGGCAGGACGGCGACATCGCTCGGCGCTTCGTCGATCTGGAGCAGTGGGCCCGGCGTAACCTGCCGGTCGGCGAGGTCGCCTGGCGCTGGTGCAACGAGGATTACGACACCCCGGATCGCATGCCCTACGTCGGCCAGCCGGCGCCGGACAGGGCGCCCGGCCTGTACGTGGCGACCGGCTTCAACGCCTGGGGCATCAGCAACGGCACGGCGGCGGGCCTGGCGATCGCCAGGCAGATCGCCACCGGCACTCCGCCCTGGGGCCGGCTCTACGATCCGGCGCGCCCGGTGCCGGAGCATTTCCACCAGAGCGGCGACACCCAGTCCGCTGTCGAGGGCCTGGAGGCCATCGCCCCCGGCCAGGGCGGCATCATCAGTCGCGGCGAGGAGAAGATCGCCGTCTGGCGCGACGACAGCGGCACCCTGCACGGCCTTTCCGCCGCCTGCACGCACAAGGGCTGCACCCTCACCTGGAACAATGCCGACCGCACCTGGGACTGCCCCTGCCACGGCTCGATCTTCGAGGCCGGCGGCGAGGTGATCCACGGTCCGGCGAAGGAGCGGCTGGCGCCGAAGCCGCTCTAG